In Citrus sinensis cultivar Valencia sweet orange chromosome 2, DVS_A1.0, whole genome shotgun sequence, a single genomic region encodes these proteins:
- the LOC102629432 gene encoding U3 snoRNP-associated protein-like EMB2271 produces the protein MKYKNTKKKGPAPRGKGKFSINQDPFFAGEPKKRRKIDYDDDDIESADSEDYDDEVEKSGPEESEGEEEEQETADEKRKRVATAYLEKIREIARREKEEEEDGDEGREVGEKEGERDSLVAKILQQEQLEESGRVRRVIASRVQKPEATDEFRVLLKHRQSVTAVALSEDDSKGFSASKDGSILHWDVSSGKGVKYLWPSEEVLKSHGAKDPQGRATKQSKHILALAVSSDGRYLASGGLDRHIHLWDTRIQEHIQAFPGHRGPVSCLTFRQGTSELFSGSFDRTVKIWNAEDRAYISTLFGHQSEVLTIDCLRKERVLTVGRDRSMQLWKVPEESRLVFRAPASSLECCCFISNDEFLSGSDDGSIELWSLLRKKPVYIVKNAHPLLDGLKNFEQDEGKISNGHSENGNLNPGSYHSSSAYSWVSSVTVCGGSDLAASGAGNGSVRLWAIESETKDIQPLYNLPLVGFVNSLAFAKSGQFLIAGVGQEPRLGRWGHLPAARNGVLVHPIKLS, from the exons ATGAAGtataaaaacacaaagaaaaagGGGCCAGCCCCAAGGGGCAAGGGAAAATTCTCGATTAATCAAGATCCATTTTTTGCGGGGGAAccaaagaaaaggagaaaaattgACTACGATGACGATGATATTGAGTCCGCAGACTCAGAAGATTATGACGACGAAGTTGAGAAATCCGGTCCGGAGGAGAGCGAGGGCGAGGAGGAGGAGCAGGAGACTGCGGatgagaagagaaaaagggtCGCCACGGCGTATTTGGAGAAGATAAGAGAAATTGCGAGGAGGGAAaaggaggaagaagaagatggaGATGAGGGAAGAGAAGTGGGAGAGAAAGAAGGCGAAAGGGATTCGCTTGTCGCGAAGATTTTGCAGCAGGAGCAGTTGGAGGAGAGTGGCAGAGTTAGAAGAGTCATTGCTTCAAG GGTTCAAAAGCCCGAAGCTACTGATGAGTTCCGGGTCTTATTGAAGCATCGGCAATCTGTTACTGCTGTAGCTCTATCTGAGGATGATTCAAAGGGCTTTTCAGCTTCCAAGGATGGCAGCATTTTACATTGGGATGTAAGTAGCGGAAAAGgagtaaaatatttatggCCTAGCGAGGAAGTGCTTAAGTCCCATGGGGCCAAAGATCCACAAGGCCGGGCTACAAAGCAGAGTAAACATATTTTAGCATTGGCTGTTAGCTCAGATGGTCGGTATTTAGCAAGTGGAGGCCTGGACCGCCATATTCATTTGTGGGACACCCGTATTCAGGAGCATATACAG GCATTTCCAGGTCACAGAGGGCCTGTGTCATGTTTGACTTTTAGGCAAGGGACTTCAGAACTTTTTTCTGGTTCATTTGATCGAACAGTCAAGATATGGAACGCAGAAGACAGAGCTTACATAAGCACATTATTTGGTCATCAAAGTGAAGTACTGACCATTGATTGCTTACGCAAAGAGCGAGTTTTAACAGTGGGACGTGATCGGAGTATGCAATTGTGGAAG GTCCCTGAGGAGTCACGTTTAGTTTTTCGTGCTCCTGCGTCATCTCTGGAGTGTTGTTGTTTTATCAGTAATGATGAATTCTTGTCTGGCTCTGATGATGGAAGTATTGAGCTATGGAGCTTACTGCGAAAGAAGCCAGTGTACATTGTGAAGAATGCTCATCCTTTGTTGGACGGcctcaaaaattttgaacaagATGAAGGAAAAATCTCCAATGGACATTCAG AGAATGGTAATCTCAATCCTGGAAGTTATCATTCTTCATCGGCATATTCCTGGGTCAGTTCAGTCACTGTATGTGGAGGCAGCGATCTTGCTGCCTCTGGAGCGGGTAATGGTTCTGTCCGTCTATGGGCCATTGAAAGTGAAACTAAAGACATTCAACCCTTATACAACCTTCCACTG GTTGGGTTTGTGAATTCCCTTGCTTTTGCAAAATCAGGGCAGTTCCTCATTGCTGGAGTAGGGCAG GAACCTCGTCTTGGAAGATGGGGGCATCTTCCTGCTGCTCGGAATGGGGTTTTGGTTCACCCCATAAAACTCTCGTAA